The DNA segment AAGCGGCGAACCTGTCCGCCGTGCAGTAAGAAATTCGTCACCTGGGAGTTCAATCCTGCCGGTGAAGACCGAATTGCGGCTGCGATGGCTAGCTTGGAGACTTTACTGACACAAGACGGCGTGACACGTGCCCAGACGTGTGAGGCCAATACCTCCCAGAAAGACGTTCTGGTGTATAGTAAATGGGGAGTCCCGCCGGTGATGGGGTCCTTTCGGGGAGGGAAGCAGGTGATCCGTATCGTCACCGTCTCGCGTGAGATGGGCGCCCGCGGTGAGCGGATCGCGGCGCGCCTGGCGCAGCGGCTGAACCTTCAGCTCTGGGATGGCCACCGGCTGGCCGCTGAGCTGAGGGAAGGGGGGCACCCGCCGCATCTGGCCAGCCTGGCCATCGAGCGTTCGCCCGGGCTGGTGCAGGGGGTGACCGCGCCCCGCGAGGCGTACCGGGAGGCGGCTCGGAACGTGCTCCTCCAGCGGGCGGGGAAGGGGCTGCTCCTGCTGGGGACGGGGGGCAACCAGCTCCTTCGCGACGTGCCGGGCAGTGCCCACCTGCGCCTGGTGGCCTCGTGGCCCGAGCGGGTGGCCCAGGCGATGGAGGACCTGTCACAGCAGGACCGCGGGCAGGTGGAGGAGATCCTGCGCCAGAGCGACCGGAGGCGGGCGGCGTACGTGCGGTATCTGTACGCGTCCGACTGGGCCGACCCCTCCCAGTACGGCCTCACCCTGCGGACCGACGGCATGGACCTGAAGGACCTGCTGGATCTATGCGTCGCGGCGGTGCGGCTCCTGACGGCACGGGAGCGGCCCCCCCGTGCTCCGGCCCAGGAACCCGCCCACGACGAGGTGAGCACCGCTGGCGTGCAGCGCCGCCCTCACATCTTCGCACACCCCAGCGAGGAGGCGTTCGCGCGCTTCCTGGACTTCTACCGCATCCGTTGGGAGTACGAGCCCCGCACCTTCCCTCTGGAGGTGGACCAGGAGGGGAACGTGCGGGAGGCCTTCACCCCGGACTTCTACCTGCAGGACCTGGACCTCTACGTGGAGCTCACCACCATGAAGCAGAGCCTGGTGAACCGGAAGAACCAGAAGCTCCGCAAGCTGCGGGAGAAGTACCCAGGGATCCAGGTGAAGTTGCTGTACGCGAGGGACTTCCGCTACCTGCAAAGCAAGTATGCGGGCTGAAGGCGCCGGCAAGGCGCGCAAACGGGCAGGGTCCCGGGTCGCTCTTCCCGGGGTCGCTCCCTGCATGTTCGGCAGCCCCGCCTGACCCGATCCCGAGTTCTGGTTTCTTGGAGTGGAGGGCCGATTGCTTGGCGGCTCGACACCACCAACCGATCGCCCGTCGTCCAAGATCCAGAGACTCAAGACCCTTTGGGCCTCGGCCTTGGGCTCCTCCGATGCAGATCCGCACGATCCTCGGGTCCGCTCCCGGAACCCTGCACCCTGATCTTACGGCAGGGGGTGGGATAAGGCAACGGACTCCCTGGCTGGTTGTGGTCCTCCTGGGTGGACGCGGGGCCCAACCCTTTTCCTTGCTCCGCCTCTCTAAGCATCTCGTGGAATCTGACACAATCACACTTGACGCGCATCGTTCGCGTCACCGTTACACGAAGTCCCCGTCGCTCCCCGCGCCTGCAGGATGCCAATCCATCGGGGCATAAGAGAAAGAAAGAGAGGAGGATGCCGGTGACTCACGGCCCGGTTCCTGAGGTGCCTTCCGACCGTCCGGTCCACATCACCCGGCCCGAGGTCGAGGCCCGCATTGGCGCGCTGGGGAAGGAGATCTCCCGGGACTACGCCGACGGGAGGCTGGTGGTGGCCGCGGTGCTCCGGGGCGCCGTCTACTTCGCCGTGGATCTCACCCGGCGCCTCAGCGTTCCTTTCACCCTGGACTTCCTGGCCATCTCCCGTTTCGGCGGTACCGCCCGGCCCCACGGTGTGGTGCGCATCACCAAGGACCTGGACGAGAACATCTACGGGCGGGACGTGCTGCTCCTGGAGGACATCGTGGACACCGGCCTCTCCCTGAGCTACCTGCTCCGCACGCTGGCCGCCCGGGAGCCCGCGAGCCTCAAGGTATGCACTCTCCTGGACGCGCCGGGCCGCCGGATCGTGGACGTCCCCGTGGAGTACGTGGGCTTTCGCATCCCGGACCAGTTCGTGGTGGGGTGGGGGCTGGACGCGGGGCAGAGCCACCGGGGCGAGATGGCCATCCGCGCCGTGCAGCCGGAGTGACGCGGTGCCACGAAGGCCGGCGGGGACGGTTCGGACGCCATCAGCGGGCCCAGTCCGCTGCCTCTCGGGCCGCGAGGAGGCGGTCGGGTGGGGTCTCGGTGGGCACGGCGCAGCCAGGGCCGACGATAAAGCGCTCCCGGCCCGCCTCCTCCAGGGCCGCCCGAACCTGCCGGGCCACCTCGGGCGGGGTGAGGGAGCCGATGGCCTGCTCGTCGATGCCGCCCATGAGGCAGCGGTCCGTCAGGGAGCGAGCCTCGGCCAGGGTGGGTGGCGTGTGGTGGTGCGACCAGTTCACCACGTGGGCGGGATAGTCGAGGACGCGGTGGATGTCCAACTCGGTGCCGTGTACGTGGAGCACGTTCAGCCGGGCGGGCCGCGCCGCCTCCAGCACCTGCAGGTCGTAGGGCCGCACCAGGCGCTCGAAATCGTCGCCGGTAAGCTCGGCGGTGCTCGCGCCCCGGGTGGCGAAGAAGATCCCGTCGATGCCTTCCTCCAGCAGGGCGCCCACGTACCGGGCCAGGCTCTCGGCCAGCGCCGCGAGCCCTTGCCGGAGGGCCTCGGGCGCTTGCCGCAGCCGCTCGAGCCCCTGCTCGCCCAGCATCCGCCCGGCGGTGGCCCACGGGCTGAAGACGGTGTCCACGATGACCGCCCGGTGCCCGACCGCCTCCCGAATGATCCGGAGCGCCTCGATCTGGCTGCGGAAGGTGGGAGCCTCGGGGGTCAGGGGCTCCAGGGCCGCCCACTCTTCGGGCCGCCTGACCTCCTGGATCCCTCCTGGCAGAGGCGGGCGGTAGTCGTTCATGACCTTGAGCAGGTCCGGCCGGTAGACGTCGAAGAAAGCCAGCTCCTGCTCGGCCAGGTTGGCCGGAGGCCGGTGTTGGGAAGCGAAGTGGTACCAGACGCTGAAGGGAGGGCGATCCACCGGCCTCCCCTCCACGGCTGCGAGGACCCGATCTCGTCCGTTCATGATGTCTCCCTCACCTCCCCGTCGCGCCCATCGCCTCGGGTCCCGCACCGGGCAGCGCGTCCGGCGAGCCCTCGGGGGAGTGCTGGGCGCCGGCCGGCGGCTCCAGGAAGCCCCGGAAGGCACGGACCCCCAGGAACCGGTCGAATTCAGACCAGGTCTCCAGCGTCGCCTGCCGCCCCTTCCCCTCGATGAGCTGGCGGAACTGGTTCAGACGGGCACTCACCAGGTCCGCGTAGTGGAGGACCTGGGCGTTCAGCGTCTGGGGGACCACCACCGCGCCGTGCTCCTGCAGCCCGTGGTGGCTCAGGATGCAGTGGATCAGCTCCTGGGCCAGAGGCTCGGGGAAGCCGTCGATGGCAGCCGCCTCCTGCTCTACCCACCGGGCCCCCTGGTAGAGGTGCCCGTAGAGCCGCCCCAGGTCGGTTTGGCGGAAAGCCATACCGTCCATGGCGTACTCTTCGAGCTTGCCCACATCGTGCAGGAGCACGGCCGCGACCACCAGGTCCTCGTTGACGTACTCCGGGTGGAGGGAGCAGAGGGTGCGGGCGATGCGCACCATCTCCAGCACGTGCTCCAGCAGTCCGCCCACGTACGCGTGGTGGACCCCTGTTGCGGCCGTGTGGCGCACGTAGCGGCGCAGGCCCTCGCTGCCGGGAGAGAAGAAGCGCGCGAGCAGCGCCTGCAACCACGGGTCCCGGACCCCCGAGACGACCTCCTGAAGCTCGGCCTCCATCTCCCCCAGCGGCCGGCGGGAGGAGGGGAGGTACGCCTCCTCCTCGATCTCCTCGGGCGTGGCCCGCCGCAGGCGGAAGACGGTGAACTGCTCCTGCCCCCGGTAGGTGCCGAGCTCCGTCTCC comes from the Limnochorda pilosa genome and includes:
- a CDS encoding cytidylate kinase family protein, with protein sequence MIRIVTVSREMGARGERIAARLAQRLNLQLWDGHRLAAELREGGHPPHLASLAIERSPGLVQGVTAPREAYREAARNVLLQRAGKGLLLLGTGGNQLLRDVPGSAHLRLVASWPERVAQAMEDLSQQDRGQVEEILRQSDRRRAAYVRYLYASDWADPSQYGLTLRTDGMDLKDLLDLCVAAVRLLTARERPPRAPAQEPAHDEVSTAGVQRRPHIFAHPSEEAFARFLDFYRIRWEYEPRTFPLEVDQEGNVREAFTPDFYLQDLDLYVELTTMKQSLVNRKNQKLRKLREKYPGIQVKLLYARDFRYLQSKYAG
- the hpt gene encoding hypoxanthine phosphoribosyltransferase, coding for MTHGPVPEVPSDRPVHITRPEVEARIGALGKEISRDYADGRLVVAAVLRGAVYFAVDLTRRLSVPFTLDFLAISRFGGTARPHGVVRITKDLDENIYGRDVLLLEDIVDTGLSLSYLLRTLAAREPASLKVCTLLDAPGRRIVDVPVEYVGFRIPDQFVVGWGLDAGQSHRGEMAIRAVQPE
- a CDS encoding uroporphyrinogen decarboxylase family protein; amino-acid sequence: MNGRDRVLAAVEGRPVDRPPFSVWYHFASQHRPPANLAEQELAFFDVYRPDLLKVMNDYRPPLPGGIQEVRRPEEWAALEPLTPEAPTFRSQIEALRIIREAVGHRAVIVDTVFSPWATAGRMLGEQGLERLRQAPEALRQGLAALAESLARYVGALLEEGIDGIFFATRGASTAELTGDDFERLVRPYDLQVLEAARPARLNVLHVHGTELDIHRVLDYPAHVVNWSHHHTPPTLAEARSLTDRCLMGGIDEQAIGSLTPPEVARQVRAALEEAGRERFIVGPGCAVPTETPPDRLLAAREAADWAR
- a CDS encoding 3'-5' exoribonuclease YhaM family protein; translation: MFKRRFIEDLRPGERLADFFVASDKELARTQNGKAFLRLHLSDRTGRLPAVAWDDAESLWKSFDDGSVVKVETELGTYRGQEQFTVFRLRRATPEEIEEEAYLPSSRRPLGEMEAELQEVVSGVRDPWLQALLARFFSPGSEGLRRYVRHTAATGVHHAYVGGLLEHVLEMVRIARTLCSLHPEYVNEDLVVAAVLLHDVGKLEEYAMDGMAFRQTDLGRLYGHLYQGARWVEQEAAAIDGFPEPLAQELIHCILSHHGLQEHGAVVVPQTLNAQVLHYADLVSARLNQFRQLIEGKGRQATLETWSEFDRFLGVRAFRGFLEPPAGAQHSPEGSPDALPGAGPEAMGATGR